One region of Geoalkalibacter sp. genomic DNA includes:
- a CDS encoding radical SAM protein: MTNQAAEEFSPAYLGLVNSGALAERARAALRHLENCALCPRGCHVNRLLSTRGAFCRTGEQARVYSQGPHHGEERPLSGQRGSGTIFFSHCNLGCVFCQNWEISRRGEGRDVSARRLADIMLGLQDLGCHNINLVTPSHVVPQILAALDLAAKQGLRLPLVFNSGGYDSPEALELLDGIIDIYMPDMKFADSRTAAPYLGVKDYAEVNRAAVREMHRQVGDLVLSAGGLARRGLLVRHLVLPGNLAGSETILEFLAREISRHTYLNLMDQYRPCYRADEYPPLDRRPTRAEWRAALEQARKLGLHRLDR, from the coding sequence ATGACCAACCAGGCCGCCGAAGAGTTCTCTCCCGCATATCTTGGGCTCGTCAACAGCGGCGCCCTGGCCGAACGTGCCCGCGCCGCCCTGCGTCACCTGGAAAACTGCGCCCTCTGCCCACGCGGCTGTCACGTCAACCGTCTGCTGAGCACGCGCGGTGCTTTCTGCCGTACCGGCGAGCAGGCCCGCGTCTACAGCCAGGGTCCCCACCATGGCGAAGAGCGTCCCTTGTCCGGGCAGCGGGGGTCGGGGACGATTTTCTTTTCCCATTGCAACCTGGGCTGCGTCTTCTGCCAGAATTGGGAGATCAGCCGACGCGGCGAGGGACGCGATGTCTCTGCCCGGCGACTGGCCGACATCATGCTCGGCTTGCAGGATCTGGGCTGCCACAACATCAACCTGGTCACGCCCAGCCACGTCGTCCCGCAGATTCTTGCCGCCCTCGACCTCGCCGCGAAACAGGGGCTGCGCCTGCCCCTGGTCTTCAACAGCGGCGGCTACGACAGCCCCGAGGCGCTGGAATTGCTCGACGGCATCATCGACATCTACATGCCCGACATGAAATTCGCCGACTCGCGCACCGCCGCTCCCTACCTCGGGGTCAAGGATTACGCCGAAGTCAATCGCGCCGCCGTGCGCGAAATGCACCGTCAGGTCGGCGACCTGGTCCTGAGCGCAGGCGGACTGGCGCGGCGTGGCCTGCTCGTGCGTCATCTGGTCCTTCCGGGCAATCTGGCCGGCAGCGAAACCATCCTCGAATTTCTCGCCCGAGAGATTTCGCGTCACACCTATCTCAATCTCATGGATCAGTACCGCCCCTGCTATCGTGCCGACGAATACCCACCTCTCGACCGCCGTCCGACCCGCGCCGAATGGCGTGCCGCCCTGGAGCAAGCACGGAAATTGGGGTTGCACCGTCTCGATCGCTGA
- a CDS encoding Rqc2 family fibronectin-binding protein, with product MDLRLLEAVTAELRQKLSGARIDKIFQPEADILILRLWNGRESLRLLLSPAPRFPRLHLTTRGFPNPAAPPRFCQLLRARLSRVRQVEQVPGERIVHLLCQGPQKEDYLLAVELLGRRANLVLVDALGLIVDVWARDDQGEGARQLMPGRPYRLPDPFSRPQAVSKEILPLEAMAESPSAAVEAYYERLLGETGELGEQRRMLKLITRRLARVRDRLDKIQAEENVLREVESWRERGELLLANLYRLKKGMSEVALDDYYQDPPRLVTLALDPRLTPAENAEQYFRRYKKMRRGAEHIARRLEESRQELTWLEEVRHALEQVQESIDLVSIRGELEEAGLLAAQGSLAKRQPTDLRARLRSATSPGGYRIFWGRDNRTNDYLTRELAEAHDWWFHAKDLPGSHLVLKVRRRDEEVPEEDLRFAAALAAGYSRGAEAGKVEVMLTRASEVRKPKGAPPGLVRVQSYRSLMVVPKKLPDEKKNLAICFREDII from the coding sequence ATGGATCTTCGCCTGCTTGAGGCCGTCACTGCCGAGCTGCGCCAGAAACTGAGCGGCGCCCGTATCGATAAGATTTTTCAGCCCGAGGCCGACATCCTGATTCTGCGTCTGTGGAATGGGCGTGAGAGCCTGCGCCTGCTCCTTTCGCCCGCGCCGCGTTTTCCGCGCCTGCATCTCACCACCCGCGGCTTTCCCAACCCGGCCGCGCCGCCGCGCTTTTGCCAACTGCTGCGCGCGCGGCTCAGCCGCGTGCGGCAGGTCGAGCAGGTGCCGGGAGAGCGGATCGTGCATCTGCTTTGCCAGGGGCCGCAGAAAGAAGATTATCTGCTGGCGGTTGAGCTGCTGGGACGCCGCGCCAACCTGGTGCTGGTCGATGCTCTGGGGCTCATCGTCGATGTCTGGGCGCGCGATGACCAGGGGGAGGGCGCGCGGCAGCTCATGCCCGGTCGACCCTACCGTCTGCCTGACCCGTTCAGTCGGCCCCAGGCGGTGTCCAAGGAAATCTTGCCCCTCGAGGCGATGGCGGAGTCGCCTTCGGCGGCCGTGGAAGCTTACTATGAGCGGCTGCTTGGCGAAACGGGCGAGCTTGGAGAACAGCGCCGGATGCTCAAGCTGATCACGCGGCGCCTGGCGCGGGTGCGTGATCGACTGGACAAGATTCAAGCCGAGGAAAACGTCTTGCGCGAGGTTGAATCCTGGCGGGAAAGGGGTGAGCTGCTGCTGGCCAATCTCTATCGCTTGAAGAAAGGCATGAGCGAAGTGGCCTTGGACGACTACTATCAAGACCCGCCTCGCTTGGTGACCCTCGCTTTGGATCCGCGCCTGACCCCGGCGGAAAACGCCGAGCAATATTTTCGCCGCTACAAAAAAATGCGCCGCGGCGCCGAGCACATCGCCCGGCGTCTGGAGGAATCGCGGCAGGAACTGACCTGGCTCGAAGAAGTGCGCCACGCCCTGGAGCAGGTCCAGGAGAGCATCGATCTGGTGTCCATTCGCGGTGAGCTGGAAGAGGCGGGCCTGCTGGCGGCGCAAGGTTCGCTGGCCAAGCGCCAGCCGACGGATTTGCGCGCGCGGTTACGCTCTGCGACAAGCCCCGGCGGCTATCGCATCTTCTGGGGCCGCGACAACCGCACCAATGATTACCTCACCCGCGAACTGGCCGAGGCGCATGACTGGTGGTTCCACGCCAAGGATCTGCCCGGTTCTCACCTGGTGCTCAAGGTGCGCCGCCGGGATGAAGAGGTTCCCGAGGAAGACCTGCGGTTTGCCGCGGCTCTGGCCGCCGGTTATTCACGCGGCGCCGAGGCTGGAAAAGTGGAGGTGATGCTGACGCGCGCGAGCGAGGTGCGCAAGCCCAAAGGTGCGCCGCCGGGATTGGTGCGCGTGCAGTCCTATCGCAGTCTGATGGTGGTGCCGAAAAAATTGCCCGACGAGAAAAAAAATCTTGCAATTTGTTTTCGTGAGGATATTATTTGA
- a CDS encoding citrate synthase, whose protein sequence is MEKRSFVDVLFLLFRAELPNADQSQMLERLMIGLINPGPRHPATRAAMHAGVGKTNPAHILPISLSIMGGTHLGAGCVEDAMRFLRQAGKRDPQSVCDELLREQQRPAQGDWHPVAGFGSRFGSVDEIPGKLADHLSRLQGAGKALLWGCAFAKALRAHGMGWLFPGVAAAVLADLGFQPRAGAGIFQYLQAPGLLAHGLEMVNKPLTALPFPSDDNYFIEEDGDDC, encoded by the coding sequence ATGGAAAAGCGCAGTTTTGTTGATGTTCTTTTTCTGCTGTTTCGCGCAGAACTGCCGAACGCCGATCAGTCCCAAATGCTTGAGCGATTGATGATCGGGCTCATCAACCCCGGGCCGCGCCATCCCGCGACTCGGGCCGCCATGCACGCCGGAGTCGGCAAGACCAATCCTGCCCATATCCTGCCCATTTCCTTGAGCATCATGGGCGGTACTCATCTGGGTGCCGGTTGCGTGGAGGATGCCATGCGCTTTCTGCGCCAAGCTGGAAAACGCGATCCTCAAAGTGTTTGCGACGAATTGTTGCGGGAGCAGCAACGACCCGCGCAAGGCGATTGGCATCCCGTGGCGGGATTTGGCAGCCGCTTCGGCAGTGTCGATGAGATTCCCGGGAAGCTGGCGGATCATTTGAGCCGGCTCCAGGGGGCGGGCAAGGCGCTATTATGGGGCTGCGCCTTCGCGAAAGCCCTTCGCGCCCATGGCATGGGCTGGTTGTTTCCCGGGGTGGCGGCGGCGGTGCTGGCGGACCTGGGCTTTCAACCCAGGGCCGGGGCCGGGATTTTTCAGTATCTGCAGGCGCCGGGGCTGCTGGCCCATGGCCTGGAAATGGTCAACAAACCCCTGACCGCCCTGCCGTTTCCGTCCGACGACAACTATTTCATCGAAGAGGATGGCGATGACTGCTGA
- a CDS encoding TonB-dependent receptor plug domain-containing protein has protein sequence MRDASRTVWYLSLQDEWQFARDWELTAGVRYDRYSDFGDTLNPRMALVWAARHDLTAKILYGRAFRAPSFIEQFSTNNPVALGNPGLDPETIDTFEVAVDYRPTFDLQTSLSVFTYHAKDLIEFIPDAGGATRTARNARDQDGYGFEFEVDWRLRETLRLRGHYAWQRSEDAETKQRIADAPGQKVYLSANWEFLPDWSICPQYRWIGSRKRAGNDPRSAVDDYSLVDLALRRDSILDHLNLALVVRNLFDKDAREPSNQVIPGDYPLEGRQFLAEISYRF, from the coding sequence TTGCGTGATGCGTCGCGAACCGTCTGGTATCTCTCGCTGCAGGATGAATGGCAGTTCGCGCGGGACTGGGAATTGACCGCCGGGGTTCGCTACGATCGCTATTCGGATTTCGGCGACACGCTCAATCCGAGAATGGCCCTGGTTTGGGCGGCGCGGCATGACCTGACGGCAAAAATTCTCTATGGGCGGGCGTTTAGAGCACCTTCCTTTATCGAGCAATTTTCCACGAACAATCCCGTTGCCCTTGGCAACCCTGGTCTCGACCCCGAAACCATCGACACCTTTGAGGTCGCTGTTGACTATCGTCCCACTTTTGACCTGCAAACTAGTCTTTCCGTGTTTACTTATCATGCCAAGGATTTAATTGAATTTATCCCAGATGCTGGCGGTGCGACCCGGACGGCTCGCAATGCTCGCGATCAGGACGGTTACGGCTTTGAATTTGAAGTGGATTGGCGTCTCAGGGAGACCTTGCGCTTGCGCGGCCATTATGCCTGGCAGCGTTCCGAGGATGCCGAAACCAAACAGCGAATTGCGGATGCCCCCGGACAAAAAGTTTACCTGAGCGCCAACTGGGAATTTCTGCCGGATTGGTCCATCTGCCCGCAATATCGCTGGATCGGAAGCCGCAAACGCGCCGGCAACGATCCCCGCTCGGCCGTTGACGATTATTCCCTGGTCGATCTGGCCTTGCGCAGGGACAGCATTCTCGATCATTTGAATCTGGCCCTGGTCGTGCGAAACCTCTTCGATAAGGACGCACGGGAGCCGAGCAACCAGGTCATCCCGGGGGATTACCCCCTGGAAGGGCGTCAATTTCTGGCCGAAATCAGTTACAGGTTCTGA
- a CDS encoding YkgJ family cysteine cluster protein: MRCRPGCAACCIAPSISSAIPGMPRGKPAGVRCVQLCDENLCKLFGRPQRPAVCVRLKPCPEMCGIDAAEALSVLTELEMLTRPDEKLAP; this comes from the coding sequence GTGCGATGTCGACCGGGCTGCGCGGCCTGCTGTATTGCCCCGTCCATATCCTCGGCAATCCCCGGCATGCCCCGGGGAAAGCCAGCCGGAGTGCGCTGCGTGCAACTTTGCGACGAAAATCTCTGCAAGCTTTTCGGCCGGCCGCAGCGCCCCGCCGTCTGCGTGCGTCTGAAACCTTGTCCCGAGATGTGCGGGATCGATGCGGCGGAGGCCTTGTCCGTGCTGACCGAACTGGAAATGTTGACGCGACCGGACGAAAAGCTTGCGCCCTGA
- a CDS encoding homocysteine synthase, giving the protein MSTERETGLGTKALHAGQTPDPTTGSRAVPIYQTSSYAFRSSEHAANLFALKEMGNIYTRIMNPTTDVLEKRLAELDGGVGALALASGSSAITLAVLNIARAGDNIISTSYLYGGTYNLFRHTLARMGITVKFVDSSNPANIAAAIDAQTKAVFLETIGNPKNNVDDFRAIADIAHAQGVPVIVDNTVATPMLFRPIDHGADIVCYSLTKFIGGHGTSIGGAVVDSGRFDWSSGRFPEFTTPDPSYHGLMYHDALGALAYILKMRVTLLRDMGPCLSPFNSFLFLQGLETLHVRMPRHCENALGVARFLEKHPQVSWVNYPGLESHPDHARARSYLPKGQGAILGFGIKGGAAAGARFIDNVKLASHLANIGDAKTLVIHPASTTHQQLSPEAQLAAGVTPDFVRVSVGLEDLEDILADLDQALRAAAK; this is encoded by the coding sequence ATGAGCACAGAGAGAGAAACCGGCCTCGGCACCAAGGCCCTGCATGCCGGCCAGACGCCCGACCCCACCACGGGTTCGCGCGCCGTGCCCATCTACCAGACATCCTCCTACGCCTTCCGCTCCTCGGAGCATGCCGCCAATCTTTTCGCCCTCAAGGAAATGGGCAACATCTACACCCGCATCATGAATCCGACCACCGACGTGCTGGAAAAACGCCTCGCCGAGCTCGACGGCGGCGTGGGTGCCCTGGCCCTGGCCTCGGGCTCCTCGGCCATCACCCTGGCGGTGCTCAACATCGCCCGCGCCGGCGACAACATCATCTCCACCAGCTACCTCTACGGCGGCACCTACAACCTGTTCCGCCACACCCTGGCACGCATGGGCATCACCGTGAAGTTTGTCGATTCATCCAATCCGGCCAACATCGCCGCGGCCATCGACGCGCAAACCAAAGCGGTGTTTCTCGAAACCATCGGCAACCCGAAGAACAATGTCGATGATTTCCGCGCCATCGCCGACATCGCCCACGCGCAGGGCGTTCCGGTCATCGTCGACAATACCGTGGCGACCCCCATGCTGTTCCGTCCCATCGACCACGGCGCCGACATCGTTTGCTACAGCCTCACCAAATTCATCGGCGGGCACGGCACCAGCATCGGTGGCGCGGTCGTCGACAGCGGGCGCTTCGACTGGTCGAGCGGACGCTTCCCCGAGTTCACCACTCCCGACCCGAGCTATCACGGCCTGATGTATCACGATGCCCTGGGCGCACTGGCCTACATCCTCAAAATGCGTGTCACGCTGTTGCGCGACATGGGGCCCTGCCTGTCGCCCTTCAACAGCTTTCTCTTCTTGCAGGGGCTCGAAACCCTGCATGTGCGCATGCCCCGGCATTGCGAAAACGCCCTGGGCGTGGCGCGCTTCCTGGAAAAACACCCGCAGGTCAGCTGGGTCAACTATCCGGGCCTGGAAAGTCACCCCGATCATGCGCGCGCGCGCTCCTATCTGCCCAAGGGCCAGGGGGCGATTCTCGGCTTCGGCATCAAGGGCGGCGCGGCGGCGGGCGCCCGCTTCATCGACAACGTCAAACTCGCCAGCCATCTGGCCAATATCGGCGACGCCAAGACCCTGGTGATTCATCCGGCGTCGACCACCCACCAGCAGCTTTCGCCCGAGGCGCAGTTGGCGGCCGGGGTCACCCCGGATTTCGTGCGGGTTTCCGTCGGGCTGGAAGATCTTGAGGATATTCTCGCCGATCTCGATCAGGCGCTGCGCGCCGCGGCGAAGTAA
- a CDS encoding two-component system response regulator: MSDDLHILLVNNAPETRHHLRTLLEETGCRNISEADCSRTASQILRSLPVDLLITEIEIPGLDGWRLSRLVRSGVFKCKNDIPIIVVARTWCERIAETTAREFGVNAMLAMEHLQRLGQVVRTCLSLPAETLRKPSVLIVEDNPDTAEIARRVLRHRFEVEIAVDGPAGLAAWSARRHDLVLLDTMLPLMSGPEVLREILKIDDSQPVVVMTAFSSVDLAEDLMLSGAADFIAKPFLADQLRRVCELATRREDYLVSNAQFAARVHQVKERTEAYRKISEDHQRLLDNLSTIVLELDQNGEIQFLNRAWTKLTGYSLAYSMNKPLSAFMPKDNEGGGTWLQPLLSGKIHESQGELRLLDKHGETLWVAYRLGAVPSSQNGRAIFGCLDDISERKKTEKRVEFLTQHDQVTGLFNRHYFDQALRRLAATSARGQGGHALVFIDIDHFKIINDNFGHRHGDTVLREIAELLKSRLRLSDILCRLGGDEFAILIPSADAAQARLVAEEMSQLIFKHRVVIDGRQEAELSCSIGISEINGQFTNAEEYLKQADIALYVAKRRGRNRIQVYDPKEKENDELRISLDWVRRLRRAVEEDRLKLYFQPVMHIATGRIVHHEALVRLDLPETGIVLPQEFIPFLERAGEMTLLDHNVIKKAIGHLKETPELHRVAVNLSAQAFDDEELVPLVESLLRSQAVEPRRLMFELTESASISNISATQRMIRQLNDLGCEFAVDDFGTGFSTFGFLKQFPAEFVKVDGSFIAHLDRDPIDQVLVRSMSEVARALNKKTIAEFVHNEKILSLVQSLGIDYAQGYYIGRPLPLAELDLSLSAHLRGV; this comes from the coding sequence ATGTCTGATGATCTGCACATCCTGCTCGTCAATAATGCCCCGGAAACCCGTCATCACCTGCGAACCCTGCTGGAGGAGACAGGCTGTCGGAACATCTCCGAAGCCGATTGCAGCCGCACCGCCTCGCAAATCCTGCGCAGCCTGCCCGTCGATCTATTGATCACCGAAATCGAGATCCCCGGCCTGGATGGCTGGCGCCTGTCGCGCCTGGTCCGTTCCGGCGTCTTCAAATGCAAGAACGACATTCCCATCATCGTCGTGGCCAGAACCTGGTGCGAGCGTATTGCCGAAACGACCGCCCGCGAATTCGGCGTCAACGCCATGCTCGCCATGGAGCATCTGCAACGACTGGGGCAGGTGGTCCGCACCTGCCTGTCGCTGCCGGCGGAAACCTTGCGCAAGCCAAGCGTGCTGATCGTCGAGGACAATCCCGACACGGCGGAAATCGCGCGGCGGGTTCTGCGCCATCGCTTCGAGGTGGAAATCGCCGTCGATGGCCCCGCGGGTCTCGCCGCCTGGAGCGCGCGCCGTCATGATTTGGTTCTGCTGGACACCATGCTGCCCCTGATGTCGGGCCCCGAGGTGCTGCGCGAGATCCTCAAGATCGACGACTCTCAACCGGTGGTGGTCATGACCGCCTTCAGTTCCGTGGATCTCGCCGAGGATCTCATGCTCAGCGGCGCCGCGGATTTCATCGCCAAACCCTTTCTCGCCGATCAGTTGCGCCGCGTCTGCGAACTGGCGACGCGGCGCGAGGATTATCTGGTCAGCAACGCCCAGTTCGCCGCGCGCGTTCATCAGGTCAAGGAGCGTACCGAAGCGTACCGAAAAATCTCCGAGGATCATCAGCGCCTGCTCGACAACCTCAGCACCATCGTCCTGGAGCTTGATCAGAATGGCGAGATCCAGTTTCTCAACCGGGCCTGGACCAAACTGACCGGCTATTCCCTCGCCTATTCCATGAACAAACCCCTTTCGGCCTTCATGCCCAAGGACAATGAAGGCGGCGGCACCTGGCTCCAGCCCTTGCTCTCCGGCAAGATTCACGAATCCCAGGGCGAGCTGCGCCTGCTCGACAAACACGGGGAAACGCTCTGGGTTGCATACCGCCTCGGCGCCGTCCCCTCCTCCCAAAACGGCCGTGCCATCTTCGGCTGCCTCGATGACATCTCCGAGCGCAAAAAAACGGAAAAGCGCGTTGAATTTCTGACCCAGCACGACCAGGTCACCGGGCTTTTCAACCGTCATTACTTTGATCAGGCCCTGCGACGCCTGGCGGCCACCAGCGCCCGCGGCCAGGGCGGCCACGCCCTGGTGTTCATCGACATTGACCACTTCAAGATCATCAACGACAATTTCGGCCATCGGCACGGCGATACCGTCCTGCGCGAGATCGCCGAACTGCTCAAATCGCGCCTGCGCCTTTCCGATATCTTGTGTCGTCTGGGTGGTGACGAATTCGCCATCCTCATTCCCAGCGCCGACGCGGCTCAGGCACGCCTGGTCGCCGAGGAGATGTCACAACTCATTTTCAAGCATCGCGTGGTGATCGACGGCCGACAGGAAGCGGAGCTGAGTTGCAGCATCGGCATCAGCGAAATCAACGGCCAATTCACCAATGCCGAAGAATATCTCAAGCAGGCGGACATCGCTCTTTATGTCGCCAAGCGACGGGGTCGAAACCGCATCCAGGTCTATGACCCGAAAGAGAAGGAGAACGATGAGTTGCGCATCAGCCTCGACTGGGTTCGACGGCTGCGCCGGGCGGTGGAGGAAGATCGCCTGAAGCTTTACTTTCAGCCGGTCATGCACATCGCCACCGGCAGGATCGTGCACCATGAAGCCCTGGTGCGCCTCGACCTGCCCGAGACTGGGATCGTTCTTCCGCAGGAATTCATCCCCTTTCTGGAGCGTGCCGGGGAAATGACGCTTCTCGACCACAATGTCATCAAGAAAGCCATCGGCCACCTCAAGGAAACGCCCGAGCTGCACCGCGTCGCCGTCAATCTCTCGGCACAGGCCTTCGACGACGAGGAGCTTGTCCCGCTCGTCGAGAGTCTGTTGCGCTCCCAGGCGGTGGAACCTCGGCGACTGATGTTTGAACTGACCGAAAGCGCCAGCATTTCCAACATCAGCGCCACCCAGCGCATGATCAGGCAGCTCAACGACCTGGGTTGCGAATTCGCCGTGGACGATTTCGGCACCGGCTTCAGCACCTTCGGCTTTCTCAAGCAATTTCCCGCCGAGTTCGTCAAGGTCGACGGCAGTTTCATCGCCCACCTCGACCGCGACCCCATCGATCAGGTGCTGGTGCGTTCCATGAGCGAAGTGGCCCGGGCCCTCAACAAAAAGACCATCGCCGAATTCGTTCACAATGAAAAAATTCTCAGTCTGGTACAAAGCTTGGGCATCGACTACGCTCAGGGCTATTACATCGGCCGCCCGCTACCCCTTGCCGAGCTTGATCTCTCCCTTTCCGCCCACCTCCGCGGGGTGTAA
- a CDS encoding DUF3014 domain-containing protein: protein MKNPFVWIGILVAGALAVFFWQGGRPEKHTPVAEVERQPMPQPAEAPKVLYPIPAQAPPPTDEAATETPTTEPATPLPELEDSDPLMVDTLARFFPVPRLDELFVLNNLIKRIVVTIDNLPRKEVPLRLLPTRPTPGSFLVEGEGDNAVISPKNALRYAPLVNLFAAVDTSQALAVYIRLYPLFQQAYRELGYPDGYFNDRLVEVIDHLLATPEVEQPVRLKPHIQRFRYADPQLEALSAGQKLMIRIGPDNAGKIKEKLADWRQKLTR, encoded by the coding sequence ATGAAAAACCCCTTTGTCTGGATCGGGATCCTGGTCGCAGGCGCCTTGGCCGTCTTTTTCTGGCAAGGCGGCCGCCCGGAAAAACACACCCCCGTGGCCGAGGTGGAAAGACAGCCGATGCCGCAACCGGCCGAAGCACCCAAGGTGCTCTACCCGATCCCGGCGCAGGCCCCTCCGCCCACCGATGAGGCTGCGACGGAAACCCCGACGACCGAGCCGGCGACGCCCCTTCCCGAGCTTGAGGACAGCGATCCCCTCATGGTGGACACTTTGGCGCGCTTTTTTCCGGTGCCTCGCCTCGACGAGTTGTTTGTCCTCAATAATCTGATCAAGCGCATCGTGGTCACCATCGACAATCTGCCGCGCAAGGAGGTTCCCCTGCGTCTGCTGCCCACCCGGCCGACCCCAGGCTCCTTTCTGGTGGAGGGCGAAGGGGACAATGCCGTCATCAGCCCGAAAAACGCTCTGCGCTATGCGCCGCTGGTCAATCTCTTCGCCGCCGTCGACACCTCCCAGGCCCTGGCCGTCTATATCCGGCTCTATCCCCTTTTCCAGCAAGCCTACCGGGAACTTGGCTATCCCGATGGTTATTTCAACGACCGCCTGGTGGAGGTCATCGACCACCTGCTGGCCACGCCCGAGGTGGAGCAGCCCGTGCGTCTCAAACCGCACATCCAGCGCTTTCGTTATGCCGACCCGCAACTGGAGGCCCTTTCCGCCGGGCAGAAGCTGATGATCCGCATCGGACCGGACAACGCGGGAAAAATCAAGGAAAAACTCGCCGATTGGCGGCAGAAGCTCACCCGTTGA
- a CDS encoding thiamine pyrophosphate-binding protein: MADTKSLGTAPVQPDLATAKKPELGDLVVEYLESIGVEYIFGVPGGAIEPLYNAMARSERRGGLRPIVARHEAGAAFMADGYARETGKLGVCCATTGPGATNLITAVASAHADNIPMLVITAQTALPQFGKRTLQESSCTAVNTVAMFQHCTRFSSLVSHRGQLEGKLLSAILATQGPPAGPAHLSIPMDVLSSPRRLRPDEYKPLFHSLLNVHDMTNLPAIDSLFEEIEKAQHILVVLGEDCGEAMGPIIEFVERVHALMVSGPTGKRWAEHAHPQYRGVLGFGGHASAAHALNDERIDLVLAVGTRMDDLTFGNLNRNKALQEKLIQIDLTAENFHLAPLARLHVCGTIQTIFRTLNERIHKEHRQRLCLVPDRCSSHLTFNEPDKFLSDAIPIKPQRLMRELSLRFPASTRFVIDAGNSWAWSIHYLLPKGRGLYRIAMGFGAMGWAIGASVGTAFGSPGHPVVCLTGDGSWLMSGQELTVAVAEKLPVIYVILNDRALGMVKHGQRLGGAEPVAFELPPVDYAQMARAMGAAGHDIASIEELTQLDFDAMCRRAGPTLLNIRIDPEEVPPMASRMKTLGR, from the coding sequence ATGGCAGACACGAAATCCCTGGGCACCGCCCCTGTCCAACCCGATTTGGCCACGGCCAAGAAGCCCGAACTGGGCGATCTCGTCGTGGAATATCTGGAAAGCATCGGCGTCGAATATATTTTCGGCGTGCCCGGCGGCGCCATCGAACCGCTGTACAATGCCATGGCGCGCAGTGAACGGCGCGGAGGACTGCGCCCCATCGTCGCCCGCCACGAAGCGGGCGCGGCCTTCATGGCCGACGGCTACGCCCGCGAAACCGGCAAACTCGGCGTCTGCTGCGCCACCACCGGACCGGGCGCGACCAACCTCATCACGGCCGTCGCCTCGGCGCATGCCGACAACATCCCCATGCTGGTCATCACCGCGCAGACCGCCCTGCCCCAGTTCGGCAAGAGAACCCTGCAGGAAAGCTCCTGCACCGCCGTCAACACGGTGGCCATGTTCCAGCATTGCACACGCTTCAGTAGCCTGGTCTCTCATCGCGGCCAACTTGAAGGGAAACTGCTTTCCGCGATTCTCGCGACTCAGGGTCCGCCGGCCGGTCCTGCCCACCTGAGCATTCCCATGGACGTACTTTCTTCCCCTCGCCGCCTGCGTCCCGATGAATACAAGCCGCTTTTTCACAGCCTGCTTAATGTTCACGACATGACCAACCTGCCGGCCATCGATTCCCTGTTTGAAGAGATCGAGAAAGCGCAACATATTCTCGTGGTACTTGGTGAAGATTGCGGTGAAGCCATGGGCCCGATCATCGAATTTGTTGAAAGGGTACACGCCCTCATGGTCAGCGGTCCGACCGGCAAGAGGTGGGCCGAACATGCTCACCCCCAGTATCGCGGCGTGCTTGGTTTCGGAGGACATGCCAGCGCCGCCCATGCTTTGAATGACGAGCGCATTGATCTGGTGCTGGCGGTGGGCACCCGTATGGATGATCTAACGTTCGGCAACCTCAATCGCAACAAGGCTTTGCAGGAGAAGTTGATTCAAATCGACCTGACGGCCGAAAACTTTCACTTGGCGCCCTTGGCCAGGCTCCATGTGTGCGGCACTATCCAGACAATCTTTCGCACCCTGAACGAGCGTATCCACAAAGAACATCGGCAACGCTTATGTCTTGTTCCTGATCGCTGTTCTTCTCATCTGACCTTCAACGAGCCGGATAAATTTCTTTCCGATGCCATTCCCATCAAACCACAGCGCCTTATGCGCGAGTTGTCCTTAAGATTCCCCGCCTCGACGCGCTTTGTCATTGATGCAGGCAACAGCTGGGCATGGTCGATTCATTACTTGCTGCCAAAAGGTCGAGGGCTTTATCGAATCGCCATGGGTTTTGGCGCCATGGGTTGGGCAATCGGCGCGTCCGTCGGCACTGCGTTTGGCAGCCCTGGACATCCCGTGGTCTGCCTGACCGGCGACGGCAGTTGGTTGATGAGCGGGCAGGAATTGACGGTAGCGGTGGCGGAAAAATTGCCGGTGATTTATGTGATCCTCAATGACCGTGCCCTTGGCATGGTTAAGCACGGTCAGCGGCTGGGAGGAGCAGAACCCGTTGCCTTTGAGCTGCCGCCGGTCGATTATGCGCAAATGGCCCGCGCCATGGGGGCAGCGGGCCATGATATCGCCAGCATTGAAGAGCTTACGCAACTCGACTTTGACGCCATGTGTCGACGAGCGGGTCCGACCCTTTTGAATATCCGAATCGATCCCGAAGAAGTGCCGCCCATGGCATCGCGCATGAAAACGTTGGGCCGTTAG